A region from the Aegilops tauschii subsp. strangulata cultivar AL8/78 chromosome 5, Aet v6.0, whole genome shotgun sequence genome encodes:
- the LOC109751746 gene encoding uncharacterized protein isoform X1: protein MPPPPPPPLAQGMARPTAAAAAAGEDHATMDEARPAARCEICGSGENQHVMFSCIQCNGCQHRYCLLMVEFEMRYDWCCSECKKKADGDPKPIQGEKTEFQRPEKSHRNVAHQIGVKTPQIYENSKLKFIPCEEAALLSRERPAVHYTRRFVMRRSQVKPASPPNLKCSSPSRQVHPASPPRMKCISPSRQVHPASPSTMKCISPSRQVHPASPLNLKCSSPSRQVHPASPPRMKCISPSRQVQPASPPTMKCISPSRQIHPASPPKMKPSSSMKSILPSRQGRPPSPRSMKQSCSMKCVSPSRSDGQAFSLKRCAVASQNPIKADDTKKRQKVQSGAAIPMIPHNTKGEVTKIDQQLQDQPKEEKVANADRGKCNSWVDDQPTGKSALNASVLTDADSGCGSGTKSLHNNIDMPVIISSSAEYARRPPPEAHCWTGCFLLSDGESSNLGEFKAYFPSVVSSRVCNIAKKMPNNIQLKISPRMNYWPKTFDEFCPVYDDIALIFFSAELDCYNKKHPRRLEAYNSFVMKAYIDDIMLLIYSSEVLPPDSQWIDGESYLWGVFVKPKAKSNHAHLGSGAT from the exons ATGCCGCCGCCCCCGCCTCCGCCTCTCGCCCAGGGCATGGCCCgtccgaccgccgccgccgctgccgccggggAGGACCACGCGACGATG GACGAGGCGCGCCCAGCAGCAAGGTGTGAGATATGTGGGAGTGGAGAGAACCAGCATGTTATGTTCAGCTGCATCCAGTGCAACGGCTGTCAACATCG TTATTGCCTGCTGATGGTGGAGTTTGAAATGAGATACGACTGGTGTTGCTCTGAATGCAAAAAAAAGGCTGATGGGGACCCAAAACCTATTCAAG GTGAAAAAACAGAGTTTCAAAGGCCTGAGAAGAGTCACAGGAATGTGGCCCATCAAATTGGTGTTAAAACACCCCAAATATATGAAAATTCTAAACTGAAGTTCATTCCCTGTGAAGAGGCAGCACTGTTGAGTAGAGAGAGGCCAGCAGTTCATTACACACGAAGATTTGTCATGCGACGTAGTCAGGTTAAGCCTGCATCTCCACCAAATCTGAAGTGCTCATCCCCCAGTAGACAGGTTCATCCTGCATCTCCTCCACGCATGAAATGCATATCACCCAGTAGACAGGTCCATCCTGCATCTCCTTCAACCATGAAATGCATATCACCCAGTAGACAGGTTCATCCTGCATCTCCTCTAAATCTGAAGTGCTCATCCCCCAGTAGACAGGTTCATCCTGCATCTCCTCCACGTATGAAATGCATATCACCCAGTAGACAGGTCCAGCCTGCATCTCCTCCAACTATGAAATGCATATCACCCAGTAGACAGATTCATCCTGCATCTCCCCCAAAGATGAAACCTTCGTCCAGTATGAAGAGCATACTTCCCAGTAGACAGGGTCGCCCTCCATCTCCTCGAAGTATGAAACAGTCGTGCAGTATGAAGTGTGTATCTCCCAGTAGGAGTGATGGTCAAGCATTTTCCTTGAAACGATGCGCTGTTGCAAGTCAAAACCCGATAAAAGCTGATGATACAAAGAAGAGACAGAAAGTGCAGTCAG GTGCGGCAATTCCTATGATTCCACATAATACAAAAGGAGAAGTTACAAAAATTGACCAGCAGCTTCAAGATCAGCCAAAAGAAGAGAAGGTGGCCAATGCAGATAGAGGAAAATGCAACTCCTGGGTAGACGATCAACCTACTGGGAAAAGTGCACTCAATGCTTCAG TGCTAACAGATGCTGATAGTGGATGTGGATCTGGAACAAAGAGTCTGCACAACAATATAGACATGCCAGTGATCATCAGCTCAAGTGCAGAGTACGCAAGACGCCCTCCACCAGAAGCACATTGCTGGAC GGGATGCTTTCTTCTCTCTGATGGAGAAAGTTCTAATCTTGGTGAATTTAAAGCATACTTCCCATCTGTAGTATCATCCAGAGTTTGTAATATCGCCAAGAAGATGCCTAACAATATACAGTTGAAGATATCACCTCGAATGAATTACTGGCCAAAGACCTTTGACGAATTCTGTCCAGTTTATGACGACATTGCCTTGATATTTTTCTCTGCTGAACTTGACTG TTATAACAAAAAGCATCCTCGTCGCTTGGAGGCGTACAACAGTTTTGTCATGAAGGCATATATTGATGACATCATGCTGTTGATATATTCCTCGGAAGTGCTTCCACCTGATTCTCAGT GGATAGACGGAGAGAGTTACTTATGGGGAGTTTTTGTGAAGCCAAAGGCAAAGAGCAATCATGCGCACTTAGGTTCAGGTGCTACATGA
- the LOC109751746 gene encoding uncharacterized protein isoform X2 has protein sequence MPPPPPPPLAQGMARPTAAAAAAGEDHATMDEARPAARCEICGSGENQHVMFSCIQCNGCQHRYCLLMVEFEMRYDWCCSECKKKADGDPKPIQGEKTEFQRPEKSHRNVAHQIGVKTPQIYENSKLKFIPCEEAALLSRERPAVHYTRRFVMRRSQVKPASPPNLKCSSPSRQVHPASPPRMKCISPSRQVHPASPSTMKCISPSRQVHPASPLNLKCSSPSRQVHPASPPRMKCISPSRQVQPASPPTMKCISPSRQIHPASPPKMKPSSSMKSILPSRQGRPPSPRSMKQSCSMKCVSPSRSDGQAFSLKRCAVASQNPIKADDTKKRQKVQSGAAIPMIPHNTKGEVTKIDQQLQDQPKEEKVANADRGKCNSWVDDQPTGKSALNASDADSGCGSGTKSLHNNIDMPVIISSSAEYARRPPPEAHCWTGCFLLSDGESSNLGEFKAYFPSVVSSRVCNIAKKMPNNIQLKISPRMNYWPKTFDEFCPVYDDIALIFFSAELDCYNKKHPRRLEAYNSFVMKAYIDDIMLLIYSSEVLPPDSQWIDGESYLWGVFVKPKAKSNHAHLGSGAT, from the exons ATGCCGCCGCCCCCGCCTCCGCCTCTCGCCCAGGGCATGGCCCgtccgaccgccgccgccgctgccgccggggAGGACCACGCGACGATG GACGAGGCGCGCCCAGCAGCAAGGTGTGAGATATGTGGGAGTGGAGAGAACCAGCATGTTATGTTCAGCTGCATCCAGTGCAACGGCTGTCAACATCG TTATTGCCTGCTGATGGTGGAGTTTGAAATGAGATACGACTGGTGTTGCTCTGAATGCAAAAAAAAGGCTGATGGGGACCCAAAACCTATTCAAG GTGAAAAAACAGAGTTTCAAAGGCCTGAGAAGAGTCACAGGAATGTGGCCCATCAAATTGGTGTTAAAACACCCCAAATATATGAAAATTCTAAACTGAAGTTCATTCCCTGTGAAGAGGCAGCACTGTTGAGTAGAGAGAGGCCAGCAGTTCATTACACACGAAGATTTGTCATGCGACGTAGTCAGGTTAAGCCTGCATCTCCACCAAATCTGAAGTGCTCATCCCCCAGTAGACAGGTTCATCCTGCATCTCCTCCACGCATGAAATGCATATCACCCAGTAGACAGGTCCATCCTGCATCTCCTTCAACCATGAAATGCATATCACCCAGTAGACAGGTTCATCCTGCATCTCCTCTAAATCTGAAGTGCTCATCCCCCAGTAGACAGGTTCATCCTGCATCTCCTCCACGTATGAAATGCATATCACCCAGTAGACAGGTCCAGCCTGCATCTCCTCCAACTATGAAATGCATATCACCCAGTAGACAGATTCATCCTGCATCTCCCCCAAAGATGAAACCTTCGTCCAGTATGAAGAGCATACTTCCCAGTAGACAGGGTCGCCCTCCATCTCCTCGAAGTATGAAACAGTCGTGCAGTATGAAGTGTGTATCTCCCAGTAGGAGTGATGGTCAAGCATTTTCCTTGAAACGATGCGCTGTTGCAAGTCAAAACCCGATAAAAGCTGATGATACAAAGAAGAGACAGAAAGTGCAGTCAG GTGCGGCAATTCCTATGATTCCACATAATACAAAAGGAGAAGTTACAAAAATTGACCAGCAGCTTCAAGATCAGCCAAAAGAAGAGAAGGTGGCCAATGCAGATAGAGGAAAATGCAACTCCTGGGTAGACGATCAACCTACTGGGAAAAGTGCACTCAATGCTTCAG ATGCTGATAGTGGATGTGGATCTGGAACAAAGAGTCTGCACAACAATATAGACATGCCAGTGATCATCAGCTCAAGTGCAGAGTACGCAAGACGCCCTCCACCAGAAGCACATTGCTGGAC GGGATGCTTTCTTCTCTCTGATGGAGAAAGTTCTAATCTTGGTGAATTTAAAGCATACTTCCCATCTGTAGTATCATCCAGAGTTTGTAATATCGCCAAGAAGATGCCTAACAATATACAGTTGAAGATATCACCTCGAATGAATTACTGGCCAAAGACCTTTGACGAATTCTGTCCAGTTTATGACGACATTGCCTTGATATTTTTCTCTGCTGAACTTGACTG TTATAACAAAAAGCATCCTCGTCGCTTGGAGGCGTACAACAGTTTTGTCATGAAGGCATATATTGATGACATCATGCTGTTGATATATTCCTCGGAAGTGCTTCCACCTGATTCTCAGT GGATAGACGGAGAGAGTTACTTATGGGGAGTTTTTGTGAAGCCAAAGGCAAAGAGCAATCATGCGCACTTAGGTTCAGGTGCTACATGA